Proteins from one Malaya genurostris strain Urasoe2022 chromosome 2, Malgen_1.1, whole genome shotgun sequence genomic window:
- the LOC131432295 gene encoding protein male-specific lethal-3: MVSTRGHKYKFMDGEKVLCYEPDPTKAKVLYDSKVLDVSEGRDKRGRRVIEYMIHFQGWNSSWDRKVSEDFLLKDSEENRQLQKDLAEKSQLHQGTYLYRKERKKQREKSLTARIESLTACAQKTTNLASSEEGSSCSNGFGREETDFNIDVPANLDPDTEYYSSSVESNHEEEKVYLQVGDKLKRILEFDYQMISENNLIEVPAQLPIVTILENFVRHYAIRQLFEVGQEQTKHRRRNSAFMKGDQKTKDYEAIRTNIELCKEVADGLRLYFDFTLKDYLLYSNELQQAELVLSEEYLANFTYVAPPCLSLDLLTVRLESPVTDPGMDHLDSASVSNLTATQEEKKRRRLRSHKNEENEFMLDLNSIKSEAVAPRNAQTLAYSLLKSAFRSSITISFQTKEILEDAFSWKILPINAPAEPSMIYGATHLARLIVKLPEFLSATTIADEKLKLLLKFLDSFSEFIEEHDEWFGRKMYNDVVKLEDRMGLMLNSNRMSCLQIKEEDLELHDGGIMGGPLLSDVKVEATSLLP; this comes from the exons ATGGTGTCCACTCGGGGGCATAAGTACAAGTTTATGGATGGAGAGAAAGTACTTTGCTATGAGCCGGATCCCACTAAAGCAAAAGTTCTTTACGATTCAAAG GTTTTGGACGTATCAGAAGGAAGAGACAAACGAGGCCGACGTGTGATTGAAtatatgattcattttcaaggaTGGAATTCATCGTGGGATCGGAAGGTCAGTGAGGACTTTCTTCTGAAAGATTCAGAAGAAAACCGACAGTTGCAGAAGGATCTGGCAGAAAAATCACAACTTCATCA GGGAACTTATCTTTACCGGAAGGAGCGGAAGAAGCAAAGAGAGAAAAGTTTGACGGCGCGTATAGAAAGCCTTACCGCTTGCGCGCAAAAGACGACTAATTTGGCTTCATCGGAAGAGGGTAGTTCTTGCAGTAACGGATTCGGTCGCGAAGAAACAGATTTTAACATTGATG TTCCAGCCAATTTAGACCCCGATACTGAATATTACAGTAGTTCCGTTGAAAGCAATCACGAGGAAGAGAAAGTGTATCTTCAAGTCGGTGATAAATTAAAACGAATACTGGAATTCGACTATCAAATGATTTCGGAAAACAATTTGATCGAAGTTCCGGCTCAGCTTCCAATTGTTACAATTCTGGAGAATTTCGTTCGTCATTACGCGATTCGACAACTTTTCGAGGTGGGGCAAGAGCAGACCAAACACCGGCGTAGAAACAGCGCTTTTATGAAGGGTGATCAGAAAACAAAAGATTACGAGGCAATACGGACAAATATCGAGCTTTGTAAGGAAGTAGCGGATGGTTTACGTTTATACTTCGATTTTACACTGAAGGATTATTTGCTGTATTCAAACGAACTACAGCAGGCTGAGTTGGTGCTTTCGGAAGAATATCTTGCCAACTTTACGTATGTGGCTCCTCCATGTTTATCGCTTGATTTATTAACTGTTCGGTTAGAATCTCCGGTTACCGATCCGGGTATGGATCATCTGGATTCCGCTAGTGTTAGCAACCTTACTGCAACACAAGAAGAAAAGAAGCGAAGACGATTACGCTCCCATAAGAATGAGGAGAATGAGTTTATGCTAGATCTAAATTCAATTAAATCGGAAGCAGTTGCGCCAAGAAATGCTCAGACGCTAGCGTATTCTTTGCTAAAATCCGCATTCCGTTCTAGTATAACCATATCCTTTCAGACTAAGGAAATCCTAGAGGATGCTTTCAGTTGGAAGATTCTACCGATAAACGCTCCAGCTGAACCTTCGATGATTTACGGTGCAACTCATTTGGCCAGATTGATCGTGAAATTGCCCGAGTTTTTGTCCGCCACGACAATAGCTGACGAGAAGCTGAAACTGTTGCTAAAGTTTTTGGATAGCTTTTCCGAATTCATCGAAGAACACGACGAATGGTTCGGTCGGAAAATGTACAACGATGTGGTCAAACTGGAAGACCGGATGGGTCTGATGCTGAATTCGAATCGAATGAGCTGCCTACAAATAAAGGAGGAAGATTTGGAACTGCACGATGGTGGTATCATGGGTGGACCGTTGCTGTcagatgtgaaagtggaagcgaCTAGTTTGCTACCGTAA
- the LOC131426882 gene encoding uncharacterized protein LOC131426882 — protein MAQSAGKYVRAPRYMETSDSSMELAEQLAEERSLRTALAIELEQSQKENEELRANLNAHDAGSNLDNHNFNFDAQNGLCSTRHLLSYPGTSRNLEESRFLSSMNQLSVASINVPECKASDDEQIHRQTFELWKDLLIDSMKLAGIEDEATMYTLFNVKAGSRLLEIFRNTKSQADAPDSNLTPFSNVMHRLKTFFGSGSDVMLMRRRLTLMVQRVEESDLSFIVRVGSTARLCEYDDDKEFEEIVATVAEHARNRDVRTTALKMLSRKGSFTDLVDKVRELEAIRLNEEYVLQKHVKSENQTHALIAPVRSYQNWEANRSTRGTSWNVRGNPARRSFVHNQRGRGTFTRTYNQPQLNSQSSDRCWRCFSVYHSANICNAKDKICNKCGIVGHIQRACTTSAYKRPAENGLETIPAKIANVEKVEECVSPIDPVSVERED, from the exons ATGGCGCAGTCGGCAG GGAAATACGTTCGTGCTCCACGATACATGGAGACGTCTGATTCGTCGATGGAGTTGGCTGAACAACTAGCGGAAGAACGATCATTACGAACTGCGTTAGCTATTGAGCTTGAACAATCACAAAAGGAAAATGAAGAACTGAGGGCAAATTTAAATGCACACGATGCTGGAAGTAATCTTGATAACCATAATTTCAATTTTGACGCCCAAAATGGGTTGTGCAGTACCCGACACTTGTTATCCTATCCTGGTACATCAAGAAATCTGGAGGAATCAAGATTTCTGTCTTCAATGAACCAATTATCGGTAGCGTCGATCAACGTACCGGAATGTAAGGCATCCGATGATGAACAAATCCATCGTCAGACTTTCGAACTGTGGAAAGATTTGCTCATCGATTCAATGAAATTAGCGGGCATCGAAGATGAGGCGACTATGTACACACTTTTCAACGTTAAGGCCGGTTCTCGCCTACTTGAGATTTTCAGAAATACCAAATCTCAAGCTGATGCACCAGATTCAAATTTGACACCCTTTTCCAACGTCATGCATCGTCTGAAAACTTTTTTTGGTTCTGGATCGGACGTCATGTTGATGAGACGACGTCTGACGTTAATGGTACAAAGAGTTGAGGAATCTGATCTAAGCTTCATTGTAAGAGTTGGCTCAACAGCACGTCTATGCGAATATGACGATGATAAAGAGTTCGAAGAAATAGTCGCAACAGTTGCGGAACACGCTAGGAACCGGGACGTAAGGACCACTGCTTTGAAAATGTTAAGCCGTAAAGGTAGCTTTACGGACCTTGTCGATAAGGTTCGTGAACTGGAAGCAATAAGACTGAACGAAGAGTACGTGTTGCAGAAACATGTAAAATCCGAAAATCAAACTCATGCTTTGATTGCCCCGGTAAGATCATACCAGAACTGGGAAGCAAATCGTTCCACCAGAGGAACTTCTTGGAACGTTCGGGGAAATCCAGCTCGTCGAAGTTTCGTTCACAATCAGAGAGGAAGAGGTACATTTACAAGAACGTATAATCAGCCTCAACTTAACTCTCAGAGTAGTGATAGGTGCTGGCGTTGTTTCAGTGTTTATCACTCAGCAAACATTTGCAATGCTAAAGATAAAATTTGCAACAAATGTGGAATTGTAGGTCATATTCAACGAGCATGTACAACAAGTGCATACAAGCGCCCTGCAGAGAATGGTTTAGAGACAATCCCGGCCAAGATAGCAAACGTCGAGAAGGTTGAAGAATGTGTATCCCCTATAGATCCGGTAAGTGTCGAAAGAGAAGATTAA